The Peribacillus sp. FSL E2-0218 genome contains a region encoding:
- a CDS encoding exonuclease SbcCD subunit D, producing the protein MKFIHTADWHLGKIVHGVHMTEDQRYALLQFINIVEEEKPDAVVIAGDLYDRSVPPIEAVELLDEILYTINVKMNIPIVAISGNHDSAQRLSFGSSWYRHSQLYIQGKLTKTCEPVRIKGVNFYCVPYAEPGTVRHLFEDDSIHSHQDAMKRITGKIAENLNQDEPNVFVGHAFVLGGKTSDSERVLSVGGSGCVTSDLFDAFDYTALGHLHSPDAIRHPKVFYSGSLLKYSFSEAKQKKSLSVVDMKENGSFELSYRSLAPKLDMREIAGTMEELLDPAFYQLQKQDDYLKITLNDEGSLIDPINRLRQIYPNVLHLERKWDLTDLRRKKAFSSIKDEQKSELDLFESFYQEMTDRHFDSQKQDLMVSVIEAVKKEEALK; encoded by the coding sequence ATGAAATTTATCCATACCGCTGATTGGCATTTAGGGAAAATCGTTCACGGTGTACATATGACTGAGGATCAAAGGTATGCACTGCTGCAATTCATAAATATAGTCGAGGAGGAAAAACCGGATGCGGTCGTGATTGCCGGGGACTTATATGATCGTTCGGTCCCGCCGATTGAAGCAGTGGAGCTTCTTGATGAAATCCTTTATACGATCAATGTGAAAATGAACATTCCGATCGTTGCCATATCAGGAAACCATGATTCGGCACAACGGCTTTCCTTCGGTTCATCATGGTATCGCCATAGCCAGTTATACATTCAGGGGAAATTGACAAAAACATGTGAGCCGGTCCGCATCAAGGGCGTGAATTTTTATTGCGTCCCGTATGCTGAACCTGGGACGGTCCGCCATCTTTTTGAAGATGATAGCATCCATTCCCATCAAGACGCCATGAAGCGGATAACCGGCAAGATCGCGGAGAACCTCAATCAGGATGAACCGAATGTCTTTGTCGGACATGCGTTTGTTTTAGGCGGCAAAACGAGTGATTCGGAGCGTGTTTTGTCAGTAGGTGGTTCAGGCTGCGTTACCTCGGACCTATTCGATGCTTTCGATTATACGGCACTTGGTCATCTGCATAGTCCGGATGCCATTCGTCACCCTAAAGTGTTTTACTCCGGATCGTTGCTGAAATATTCATTCTCTGAGGCCAAGCAAAAAAAATCGCTTTCCGTCGTCGATATGAAAGAGAATGGGAGCTTTGAACTAAGCTATCGATCCTTGGCACCTAAGCTTGATATGAGGGAAATAGCCGGGACGATGGAGGAACTGCTCGATCCTGCCTTTTATCAATTGCAAAAACAGGATGACTACTTGAAAATAACCTTGAATGATGAGGGCTCGCTCATCGATCCGATCAATCGCTTACGCCAAATATACCCGAATGTGCTTCACCTCGAGCGAAAATGGGATTTGACCGATCTGAGAAGAAAAAAAGCCTTCTCCTCGATCAAGGATGAACAGAAATCGGAACTGGATCTGTTTGAATCGTTTTACCAAGAAATGACGGATCGCCATTTTGATTCCCAAAAACAAGATTTGATGGTGTCGGTAATCGAAGCCGTTAAGAAAGAGGAGGCCTTGAAATGA